A region from the Brachyspira hampsonii genome encodes:
- the gmd gene encoding GDP-mannose 4,6-dehydratase: protein MKKALITGITGQDGSYLAELLLEKGYEVHGIIRRSSSLNTERIDHLYKDPHINDVKMFLHYGDLSDSSNLSRVLEKVQPDEIYNLAAQSHVRVSFDMPEYTADVVGLGTIRILDAIKDTRIKTKFYQASTSELYGKVVETPQTEKTPFYPRSPYACAKLYSYWITVNYRESYDMYACNGILFNHESPRRGETFVTKKITHAIARILNKEQDKLYLGNLDSKRDWGYAKDYVEAMWLMLQQEKADDYVIATGETHSVREFLDEAFGLVGLDWKKYVEIDPRYYRPAEVDLLLGDPTKAKEKLGWKPKTTFKELVKIMLEYDLNKVNLSLNDFN, encoded by the coding sequence ATGAAAAAAGCACTTATTACAGGAATTACAGGACAAGATGGTTCTTATTTAGCAGAACTTTTATTAGAAAAAGGATATGAAGTACATGGTATCATAAGAAGAAGTTCATCACTTAATACTGAAAGAATAGATCATTTGTATAAAGATCCGCATATTAATGATGTAAAAATGTTTCTTCATTATGGAGATTTATCAGACAGCTCTAATTTATCAAGAGTGTTAGAAAAAGTTCAGCCTGATGAAATATATAATTTAGCAGCACAAAGTCATGTAAGGGTAAGTTTTGATATGCCGGAATATACTGCTGATGTTGTAGGTCTTGGCACTATAAGAATACTTGATGCTATAAAAGATACTCGAATAAAAACTAAATTCTATCAGGCATCAACAAGCGAACTATATGGGAAAGTTGTTGAAACTCCTCAAACAGAAAAAACACCTTTCTATCCTAGAAGTCCGTATGCATGTGCTAAATTATATTCATATTGGATAACTGTAAATTATAGAGAAAGCTATGATATGTACGCTTGTAATGGGATATTATTTAATCATGAAAGCCCTAGAAGAGGGGAGACTTTTGTTACTAAAAAGATTACTCATGCTATAGCTAGAATACTTAATAAAGAACAGGATAAATTATATTTAGGAAACTTGGATTCTAAAAGAGACTGGGGATATGCTAAGGATTATGTTGAAGCTATGTGGCTTATGCTTCAGCAAGAAAAGGCTGATGATTATGTTATAGCTACAGGTGAAACTCATTCAGTAAGAGAATTTTTAGATGAAGCTTTCGGACTTGTTGGACTAGATTGGAAAAAATATGTAGAGATAGATCCTAGATATTACAGACCTGCTGAGGTTGATCTTTTACTTGGAGATCCTACAAAGGCAAAAGAAAAATTAGGATGGAAACCAAAAACTACTTTCAAAGAATTAGTAAAAATAATGCTTGAATATGATTTAAATAAGGTTAATTTAAGTTTAAATGATTTTAATTAA
- the gatB gene encoding Asp-tRNA(Asn)/Glu-tRNA(Gln) amidotransferase subunit GatB — protein sequence MEYEAVIGLEVHVQLNTKTKAFCSCPNTFGAPANTLTCPRCQAHPGTLPIVNKEMVHKTIKAGLATNCTIQKKSRFARKHYFYPDLPSYYQITQMDEPICTEGHLDITVLNDDGSSYNKSVRINRIHMEEDAGKLVHDDTGRPLSYVDLNRAGCCLIECVSEPDISTGEEAYQYLTELKKIFKYIDVSDCNMEEGSLRCDANVSIRPKGSTELGVKTEVKNMNSFRNVRLAIDYEIKRQIKALNNGEKILQETRLYDAKENTTKGMRSKEGAADYRYFPDPDIPLLVLQDEEIENAKKELPELPQQKRERLKKDYDLPDQDIVVLTEDAALADYYEAAVKAYPKQPKKISNWIMVEVNAYLNKKLLTIKDFKPKPEHIAEIFKLIDDGVISGKIAKEIFEDMCETGEAPSSIVDKKGIKQVSDTGELETIIRKVLEENPKSVADFKAGKEKSFGFLVGQTMKATKGQGNPKLVNEVLRKILSE from the coding sequence ATGGAATATGAAGCAGTCATAGGATTAGAAGTGCATGTTCAGCTTAATACTAAAACTAAAGCATTCTGTTCATGCCCAAACACTTTCGGTGCTCCTGCAAACACTCTTACTTGTCCAAGATGTCAGGCTCACCCTGGTACTTTGCCTATAGTTAATAAAGAAATGGTGCATAAAACTATCAAAGCAGGACTTGCTACTAACTGCACTATTCAAAAGAAAAGCAGATTCGCTAGAAAACATTATTTCTATCCGGATTTACCTTCCTACTATCAGATTACTCAAATGGACGAACCTATTTGTACAGAAGGTCATCTTGATATTACAGTTCTTAATGATGATGGCTCTTCCTATAATAAAAGCGTAAGAATAAACAGAATACACATGGAAGAAGATGCAGGTAAACTTGTTCATGATGATACAGGAAGACCTTTAAGCTATGTAGATTTAAACCGTGCAGGATGCTGTTTGATAGAATGTGTAAGCGAACCTGATATTTCTACAGGAGAAGAGGCTTATCAATATTTAACAGAGCTAAAAAAGATATTCAAATACATTGATGTTTCTGACTGTAATATGGAAGAAGGTTCTTTGAGATGCGATGCGAATGTTTCAATCCGTCCTAAAGGAAGCACAGAGCTTGGGGTTAAAACTGAAGTAAAAAATATGAACAGTTTTAGAAATGTAAGGCTTGCTATTGACTATGAGATCAAAAGACAAATAAAAGCTCTAAACAATGGAGAGAAAATCTTACAGGAAACAAGACTTTATGATGCTAAAGAGAACACTACTAAAGGTATGCGTTCAAAAGAAGGTGCTGCAGATTACAGATATTTCCCAGACCCTGATATACCTCTTTTAGTGCTTCAAGATGAAGAGATTGAGAATGCTAAAAAAGAGCTTCCGGAACTTCCTCAGCAAAAACGCGAAAGACTTAAAAAAGATTATGATTTACCAGATCAGGATATAGTAGTGCTTACAGAAGATGCTGCTTTAGCTGATTATTATGAGGCAGCAGTTAAGGCTTATCCTAAACAGCCTAAAAAAATAAGCAACTGGATAATGGTTGAAGTTAATGCATACTTAAACAAAAAACTTCTTACTATAAAAGATTTTAAACCAAAGCCAGAGCATATTGCTGAAATCTTCAAACTTATAGATGATGGTGTTATAAGCGGTAAAATAGCTAAAGAGATTTTTGAAGATATGTGTGAAACAGGTGAGGCTCCTTCTTCTATAGTAGATAAAAAAGGTATAAAACAAGTTAGCGATACAGGAGAGCTTGAAACAATAATTAGAAAAGTTTTAGAAGAAAATCCTAAATCAGTTGCTGACTTCAAGGCAGGTAAAGAAAAATCATTCGGATTCTTAGTAGGTCAGACTATGAAAGCTACTAAAGGACAGGGCAACCCTAAACTTGTTAATGAAGTTTTAAGAAAAATTTTAAGCGAATAA
- a CDS encoding glycosyltransferase family 2 protein, protein MERQVPEYEYKEYFSKRNEYCLLIPTWNEGERIKIELNRLKNKDIPKQIDIFILDAGSTDGSINDNFLKEIGVRAVLTIRMKGQANAYKAGFSKVSNEKYKGIVTVDGNNKNNVEQTMEFVELLEKGYDFVQGSRFMKGGHHENTPILRLLGMKLFSNPLISMSSGFKYTEIMSSFRGYKMDIIDDEKINVFRDIFQTWDLLLYLSNRIPQLGYKVIEIPQIRVYPKKGKTPTKINVIGNIRIIIQLIKIALGIYNYK, encoded by the coding sequence ATGGAAAGACAAGTACCTGAATATGAATATAAAGAATATTTTAGTAAGAGAAATGAATATTGTTTATTGATACCTACTTGGAATGAAGGTGAAAGAATAAAAATAGAACTTAATCGTTTAAAAAATAAAGACATACCCAAACAAATAGATATATTCATATTAGATGCAGGAAGTACTGACGGATCTATAAATGATAATTTTCTTAAAGAAATAGGAGTTAGGGCAGTACTTACTATAAGAATGAAAGGTCAAGCTAATGCATATAAGGCAGGATTTTCTAAAGTATCCAATGAAAAATATAAAGGAATAGTTACTGTAGACGGAAACAATAAAAATAATGTAGAGCAAACTATGGAATTTGTAGAGCTATTAGAAAAAGGATATGACTTTGTACAAGGATCAAGATTTATGAAAGGAGGGCATCATGAAAATACCCCGATATTAAGATTGCTAGGAATGAAATTATTCTCAAACCCATTAATTTCTATGTCTTCCGGATTTAAATATACAGAAATTATGTCTTCATTTAGAGGCTATAAAATGGATATAATAGATGATGAAAAAATAAATGTGTTTAGAGATATATTTCAAACTTGGGATCTTCTACTTTATTTATCTAATAGAATACCGCAATTGGGATATAAAGTAATAGAAATACCTCAAATTAGAGTTTATCCAAAAAAAGGAAAAACACCAACTAAAATCAATGTAATTGGAAATATAAGAATTATAATTCAATTAATAAAAATAGCATTAGGGATTTATAACTATAAATAA
- a CDS encoding GDP-L-fucose synthase family protein, with translation MNKDDKIYIAGHRGLAGSSIVRKLKENGFNNLVLRTSSEINLCNYNDTLELFETEKPNYVFMCAGTVGGIMANKKYPVEFTQNNILMTINILSLSHKYNVKKLLYLGSSCIYPKECKQPIEEEYLMSGRLEDTNEGYALAKVTGVYLTSYYRREYGVNFISCIPSNLYGINDNYDDNNSHVVSSLIKRFHEAKIKNINEVTVWGDGTPLREFTYTDDFADACIFLMNNYDGERHVHVGSNYEYTISELAKIVAKVVDYKGNIKFDTSYPNGMKRKVLNSNFILSMGWKPKTSFEDGLRLTYKDYIDNLNKNNIRKNNIRNDLI, from the coding sequence GTGAATAAAGATGATAAAATATATATAGCTGGTCATAGAGGATTGGCTGGTTCTTCTATTGTTAGAAAATTAAAAGAAAATGGATTTAATAATTTAGTATTAAGAACATCATCTGAAATAAATTTATGTAATTATAATGATACATTAGAATTATTTGAAACAGAAAAACCAAATTATGTATTTATGTGTGCAGGTACAGTCGGAGGTATAATGGCCAATAAAAAATACCCTGTTGAATTCACTCAAAATAACATATTAATGACTATAAACATTTTGTCATTATCTCATAAATATAATGTAAAAAAACTATTGTATTTAGGAAGTTCATGTATATATCCAAAAGAATGTAAACAACCAATAGAGGAAGAGTATTTAATGTCAGGCAGATTAGAAGATACTAATGAAGGATATGCTTTAGCAAAAGTTACAGGCGTTTATTTAACCTCATATTATCGTAGAGAATATGGAGTTAATTTTATATCTTGTATACCATCAAACTTATATGGTATAAATGATAATTATGATGATAATAATTCCCATGTAGTTTCTTCCTTAATTAAAAGATTTCATGAAGCTAAAATAAAAAATATTAATGAAGTTACTGTATGGGGTGATGGAACACCTTTAAGAGAATTTACATATACTGATGATTTTGCTGATGCATGTATATTTTTGATGAATAATTATGATGGTGAAAGACATGTACATGTTGGTTCTAATTATGAATATACTATATCTGAATTAGCAAAAATTGTTGCAAAAGTTGTAGATTACAAAGGGAATATAAAATTTGATACTTCATATCCAAATGGTATGAAAAGAAAGGTATTAAATAGTAATTTTATTTTAAGTATGGGTTGGAAACCAAAAACATCTTTTGAAGATGGATTAAGATTGACATATAAAGATTATATTGATAATTTAAATAAAAATAATATAAGAAAGAATAATATAAGGAATGATTTAATATGA
- a CDS encoding DegT/DnrJ/EryC1/StrS family aminotransferase produces MKMKYELATLSWDEKEKEAIKRVMDSDIYTMGENVYKFEEMFAQYVGSKYAVMVNSGSSANLLMIASLFYSKTFNIKKGDEVIVPAVSWSTTYMPLQQYGLKLKFIDIDINTLNFDLEKLKRAITDKTKIVFAVNLLGNPNDYDKIKEFIGDKNIILLEDNCESLGAIYKGKQLGTIGLMGTYSTFFSHHMATMEGGLVVTYDEELYHILLSLRAHGWTRQLPKNNKLCVKSDNPFEESFRFILPGYNVRPLEMSGALGIEQLKKLSKFIEERRKNATYFVDKFKDDNRFIIQKEIEQSSWFGFSFIIKENVKISRKDIINKFLLNDIEVRPIVSGNFLKNEVIKYFDYEIFEDVNNAELLDKNGFFVGNHHFDIRDKIDYLENILGEL; encoded by the coding sequence ATGAAAATGAAATATGAATTGGCAACTTTAAGTTGGGATGAAAAAGAAAAAGAAGCAATAAAAAGGGTTATGGATTCAGATATTTACACAATGGGAGAAAATGTATATAAATTTGAAGAAATGTTTGCTCAGTATGTAGGAAGCAAATATGCAGTTATGGTTAATTCTGGCTCATCAGCTAATTTATTGATGATAGCCTCTTTATTTTATTCTAAAACATTTAACATAAAAAAAGGAGATGAGGTTATTGTTCCTGCTGTATCTTGGTCAACTACATACATGCCATTACAACAATATGGTCTGAAACTTAAATTTATAGATATAGATATAAATACATTAAATTTTGATTTGGAAAAACTAAAAAGAGCAATAACAGATAAAACTAAAATAGTGTTTGCTGTTAATTTACTTGGGAACCCTAATGATTATGATAAAATAAAAGAGTTTATTGGGGATAAAAATATTATTCTCTTAGAAGATAATTGCGAATCTTTAGGTGCAATATATAAAGGTAAACAGTTAGGTACTATAGGGCTTATGGGGACATACTCTACTTTTTTTTCACATCATATGGCTACTATGGAAGGAGGATTAGTAGTAACATATGATGAAGAATTATACCATATATTACTTTCTTTAAGAGCCCATGGTTGGACTAGGCAATTACCAAAAAATAATAAATTGTGCGTAAAATCAGATAACCCATTTGAAGAAAGTTTTAGATTTATTTTACCAGGATATAATGTCAGACCTTTGGAAATGAGTGGAGCTCTAGGAATAGAACAATTAAAAAAACTATCTAAATTTATAGAAGAGCGTAGAAAAAATGCAACTTATTTCGTAGATAAATTTAAAGATGACAATAGATTCATCATACAAAAAGAAATAGAACAATCTAGTTGGTTTGGATTTTCTTTTATAATAAAAGAAAATGTTAAAATTTCAAGAAAAGATATCATAAATAAGTTTTTGTTAAATGATATAGAAGTACGTCCAATAGTTAGCGGTAATTTCTTAAAAAATGAAGTTATTAAATACTTTGATTATGAAATATTTGAAGATGTAAATAATGCTGAATTACTAGATAAAAATGGATTTTTTGTGGGCAATCATCACTTTGATATAAGAGACAAAATAGATTATTTGGAAAACATATTGGGAGAATTATAA